A stretch of the Rosa rugosa chromosome 5, drRosRugo1.1, whole genome shotgun sequence genome encodes the following:
- the LOC133711566 gene encoding uncharacterized protein LOC133711566, with protein MALTIRQLSTSVIPPGGVPTCITYPAAAEGLTADFELKSGLLHRLPTFHGLPMEDPNNHLMEFQFICTSMKPQGADEHILKLKAFPFSLADKAKQWLYELPSGRITSWGDMMKAFLEKYFPTSRIIMLRKKISGIQQGQDESYAEYYERFKSLITQCPQHGMKDETLLTCFYDGLPPLERDMLDAASGGSFVDKEPAAGMILIENRALNQQQYGSSRSKTTTTRERVHEVSTLAQLEEKINKLTTLVSQGAQGQVMVCGVCSMQGHVSDQCPQLVESGGQEGVNAIGFQQGFQRPRNDPYSNTYNPGWRDHPNFRWKDNENVQNAPQGFQPRPQGFYQKPQPPNPTPFNSNFNSNSSSSSNDELIRTLTKSTQALIAGQTHHGNQINGISTDVNEMKKQMSQVVEFMGKFHEQGKLPSGTIPNPHFEQAKFVTTRSGKTLVDPPKPPKKVYTSIIEEEDDPATSKAQVTSPPSNAKPKPQGQVSNSFNSVIANPPSSPLPFPSRFAKSKKDEAEQAILETFKKVQINIPLLEASSKFLSMPNF; from the coding sequence atggctcTCACCATAAGGCAACTCTCCACATCTGTCATCCCACCTGGGGGAGTGCCAACCTGCATAACCTACCCTGCTGCAGCTGAGGGATTAACAGCTGATTTTGAGTTGAAGTCTGGGTTGCTTCATCGTCTTCCTACGTTCCATGGACTCCCTATGGAAGATCCCAACAACCACTTGATGGAATTTCAGTTCATATGCACTAGCATGAAGCCTCAAGGAGCTGATGAGCATATTTTGAAGTTGAaggccttcccattttcgttggCTGACAAGGCAAAGCAATGGCTTTATGAGTTGCCTAGTGGACGAATTACTTCTTGGGGAGACATGATGAAGGCGTTTCTTGAGAAGTACTTTCCTACATCTCGCATCATCATGTTAAGGAAGAAGATAAGTGGCATCCAACAAGGACAGGATGAGTCCTACGCAGaatactatgagaggttcaagtcTCTTATCactcaatgccctcaacatggcatgaaggatgagaccttgCTCACTTGCTTTTATGATGGTCTCCCCCCTTTGGAAAGAGACATGCTAGATGCCGCTTCTGGTGGATCTTTTGTTGACAAGGAGCCTGCGGCTGGAATGATCCTTATTGAGAATAGGGCCTTGAATCAACAACAGTATGGGAGCTCTAGGTCCAAGACCACCACCACACGTGAAAGGGTCCATGAGGTAAGTACATTAGCTCAATTGGAAgagaaaattaacaaacttaCTACTCTTGTGTCTCAGGGAGCACAAGGACAAGTCATGGTGTGTGGAGTAtgttctatgcaagggcatgtgtctgatcaatgccctcaactcgtGGAAAGTGGAGGACAAGAAGGTGTCAACGCCATAGGCTTCCAACAAGGGTTCCAACGTCCTAGGAATGACCCATATTCGAATACTtacaaccctggatggagggaccaccccaATTTTCGTTGGAAggacaatgagaatgttcaaaATGCACCTCAAGGATTCCAACCACGTCCTCAAGGCTTTTATCAAAAGCCCCAACCTCCTAACCCTACTCcttttaattcgaactttaattcaaattcttcttcttcttctaatgatgAATTGATTCGTACTCTAACTAAAtctactcaagctttgattgCAGGTCAAACTCATCATGGGAATCAGATCAATGGCATATCCACGGATGTGAATgagatgaagaaacaaatgagtCAAGTTGTGGAGTTTATGGGTAAGTTTCATGAGCAAGGAAAGCTGCCAAGTGGTACCATCCCAAATCCTCACTTTGAGCAAGCCAAATTCGTCACTACAAGGAGTGGTAAGACCCTTGTAGATCCTCCAAAGCCTCCCAAGAAGGTCTACACGTCCATAATAGAGGAGGAGGatgaccctgcaacgtccaaggcTCAAGTGACGTCTCCACCTTCAAATGCAAAACCGAAACCTCAAGGACAAGTTTCTAACTCTTtcaattcggttattgctaatcCACCTTCTTCTCCCTTGCCTTTCCCAAGCAGATTTGCTAAGTCTAAGAAGGATGAGGCCGAACAGGCCATCTTGGAAACTTTTAAGAAGGTGCAAATCAACATCCCTCTCCTTGAGGCATCAAGCAAATTCCTAAGTATGCCAAATTTTTGA